Proteins encoded within one genomic window of Gasterosteus aculeatus chromosome 18, fGasAcu3.hap1.1, whole genome shotgun sequence:
- the cpsf2 gene encoding cleavage and polyadenylation specificity factor subunit 2: protein MTSIIKLTAVSGVQEESALCYLLQVDEFRFLLDCGWDENFSMDIIDAMKRYVHQVDAVLLSHPDPIHLGALPYAVGKLGLNCTIYATIPVYKMGQMFMYDLYQSRNNSEDFTLFTLDDVDCAFDKIQQLKYSQIVNLKGKGHGLSITPLPAGHMIGGTIWKIVKDGEEEIVYAVDFNHKREIHLNGCTLESISRPSLLITDSFNATYVQPRRKQRDELLLTNVMETLRGDGNVLIAVDTAGRVLELAQLLDQIWRTKDAGLGAYPLALLNNVSYNVVEFSKSQVEWMSDKLMRCFEDKRNNPFQFRHLTLCHSLADLARVPSPKVVLCSQPDLESGFSRELFIQWCQDAKNSVILTYRTTPGTLARYLIDNPGEKMLDLEVRKRVKLEGKELEEYLEKDKVKKEAAKKLEQEKEVDVDSSDESDLDDDLDQPAVVKTKHHDLMMKSEGSRKGSFFKQAKKSYPMFPTHEERIKWDEYGEIIRLEDFLVPELQATEEEKSKMESGLTNGDEPMDQDLSVVPTKCISSVENLEIRARIMYIDYEGRSDGDSIKKIINQMKPRQLVIVRGPPEASLDLAESCKAFSKDIKVYTPKLQETIDATSETHIYQVRLKDSLVSSLQFCKAKDTELAWIDGVLDMRVVKVDTGVMLEEGVKEETEDGEVAMDVAPDLDIDHNPTAVAAQRAIKNLFGEDEKEASEESDVIPTLEPLPAQEISGHQSVFINEPRLSDFKQVLLREGIQAEFVGGVLVCNNMVAVRRTEAGRIGLEGCLCDDYYKIRELLYQQYAVV from the exons ATGACTTCCATTATCAAACTGACAGCCGTATCAGGTGTTCAGGAGGAGTCGGCCCTCTGCTACTTGCTGCAGGTGGATGAATTCCGCTTCCTCCTGGACTGCGGCTGGGATGAGAACTTCTCCATGGACATCATCGATGCTATGAAACG ATATGTTCATCAGGTCGATGCTGTGCTCCTCTCCCACCCGGACCCCATTCACCTGGGAGCCCTTCCATACGCTGTGGGGAAACTGGGTCTCAACTGCACTATCTATGCCACAATTCCCGTCTACAAGATGGGTCAGATGTTCATGTATGATCTATACCAG TCTCGAAACAACAGTGAAGACTTCACACTTTTCACCCTTGACGATGTGGACTGCGCTTTTGATAAAATCCAGCAGCTGAAATACTCTCAGATTGTCAATCTGAAAG GGAAAGGGCACGGCCTTTCCATCACTCCACTTCCGGCCGGTCACATGATTGGAGGCACCATTTGGAAAATTGTGAAGGATGGCGAGGAGGAGATTGTTTATGCTGTTGACTTCAACCATAAGAGAGAAAT ACACCTCAACGGCTGCACGTTGGAGAGCATTAGTCGTCCGTCTTTACTCATCACAGACTCCTTCAATGCAACTTACGTACAGCCACGTCGCAAACAGAGGGATGAGCTGCTCCTAA CGAATGTAATGGAGACCCTTCGTGGTGACGGCAACGTCCTTATTGCCGTGGACACAGCCGGGCGCGTGTTGGAGCTGGCGCAGCTGTTAGATCAGATTTGGAGGACAAAAGACGCCGGGCTGGGAGCGTACCCGCTAGCTCTGCTGAACAATGTCAGCTACAATGTGGTGGAGTTCTCAAAGTCCCAG GTGGAGTGGATGAGTGACAAGCTCATGAGGTGCTTTGAAGACAAGAGGAACAACCCCTTCCAGTTCCGTCACTTGACCCTGTGCCACAGTCTGGCGGACCTGGCCCGGGTGCCCAGCCCCAAGGTGGTGCTTTGCAGCCAACCGGACCTCGAATCTGGCTTTTCCAGAGAACTCTTCATCCAGTGGTGCCAAGACGCCAAAAACTCTGTCATCCTGACCTACCGCACTACGCCTGGAACGCTGGCCCGCTACCTCATAGACAATCCTGGGGAGAAGATGCTGGATCTGGAA GTGAGGAAGAGAGTGAAGCTGGAAGGCAAGGAGCTGGAAGAATACCttgaaaaagacaaagttaAGAAAGAAGCAGCTAAAAAACTGGAACAAGAAAAGGA GGTGGATGTTGACTCGAGTGACGAGAGCGATTTGGACGACGATCTCGATCAGCCTGCCGTCGTTAAAACGAAACACCACGACCTGATGATGAAGAGCGAGGGGAGCCGCAAAGGCAGCTTCTTCAAACAAGCCAAAAAGTCGTATCCAATGTTCCCAACACACGAGGAGCGAATCAAGTGGGACGAGTACGGCGAAATAATCAG GCTAGAAGACTTTCTGGTTCCTGAACTTCAagccacagaggaggagaaaagcaaAATGGAATCTGGGTTGACCAACGGCGACGAGCCCATGGACCAGGATCTCTCTGTTGTTCCCACCAAATGCATCTCCAGTGTAGAAAATCTTGAAATTAG AGCGAGGATAATGTACATAGACTACGAAGGTCGCTCTGATGGCGACTCCATCAAGAAGATTATTAATCAGATGAAGCCCAGGCAGCTGGTGATCGTCCGCGGGCCGCCGGAAGCCAGTCTCGACCTGGCCGAGTCCTGCAAGGCCTTCAGCAAGGACATCAAGGTCTACACACCCAAACTGCAGGAGACCATAGACGCCACCAGTGAAACGCACATCTACCAG GTGCGGTTGAAAGACTCCTTGGTGAGCTCCCTGCAGTTCTGCAAGGCCAAAGACACGGAGCTGGCCTGGATCGACGGCGTGCTGGACATGCGCGTGGTGAAGGTGGACACGGGCGTgatgctggaggagggtgtgaaagaggagacggaggacggCGAGGTGGCCATGGACGTCGCCCCAGACCTCGACATCGACCACAACCCTACTGCGGTGGCAGCCCAGCGGGCCATTAAAAACCTGTTTGGGGAGGACGAGAAGGAGGCGTCGGAGGAGAGCGACGTCATCCCCACGCTGGAGCCACTGCCAGCACAAGAG ATATCTGGACATCAGTCGGTGTTCATCAACGAGCCTCGCCTGTCCGACTTCAAGCAGGTCCTGCTGAGGGAGGGCATCCAGGCCGAGTTCGTGGGAGGAGTGCTGGTGTGCAACAACATGGTGGCCGTCCGCAGG ACGGAGGCCGGACGCATTGGCCTGGAAGGCTGCTTGTGTGACGACTACTACAAGATCCGGGAGCTGCTGTATCAGCAGTACGCCGTGGTATag